The Xenopus laevis strain J_2021 chromosome 5L, Xenopus_laevis_v10.1, whole genome shotgun sequence genome has a segment encoding these proteins:
- the LOC121393607 gene encoding uncharacterized protein LOC121393607 yields MGFTPADVFAFVNVSDIDFEISFKLSQGLDRFWNLYQDKKTSSAWEGFRASPVSKPEVKTVTIFFKNESVPPADVLVWLKRQCNVLMPLKPVYNEEGFWVVGWKTQVRLNVQNNMTQHLPNSFFIGRERGVCFYPGQPRQCYKCGSRRHLAGDCTIKMCTLCGAQGHVNKDCENVRCNLCAELGHTHRDCPNACHNIVKLCPRIEEEIFQEDVTEERREEEGNNEVAPCQSKENQKAESTVTSVQGRGDDWKVAGKKAGKKAGKMILESEIKTSNRFELPSGKSWGDLAEEEEELRRIGEEKKRDEGNKKEVKKRVKERSIKKNVVPPSSGLGKRKKDSVLESEGPSNVEKGIVEEQGKKRKGRIDSEEEWESIDEEDLLVEGESLGGMGKPQYKRHAEHNPVRTTNSPRCLNK; encoded by the coding sequence ATGGGATTTACTCCTGCagatgtttttgcttttgtaaatgtgTCAGATATTGATTTTGAAATAAGTTTCAAGTTGTCTCAAGGTTTAGACAGATTTTGGAATTTATATCAAGATAAAAAGACATCCTCAGCATGGGAAGGCTTCAGGGCGAGTCCAGTCTCAAAACCAGAAGTAAAAACAGTAACAATCTTTTTTAagaatgagtctgtccctcctgcTGATGTGTTAGTCTGGTTAAAGAGACAATGCAATGTTTTGATGCCTTTAAAACCTGTATATAATGAGGAAGGATTTTGGGTGGTGGGTTGGAAGACTCAAGTGAGGCTAAATGTGCAAAACAACATGACACAGCATctcccaaattcattttttataggcaGAGAAAGGGGTGTTTGCTTTTATCCAGGGCAGCCTCGTCAATGTTATAAGTGTGGATCAAGGAGGCATTTGGCAGGAGACTGTACAATAAAGATGTGCACATTGTGTGGGGCCCAGGGGCATGTCAACAAAGACTGCGAGAATGTGAGGTGTAACCTGTGTGCGGAACTGGGTCATACACACCGTGATTGTCCTAATGCCTGCCACAATATTGTTAAACTTTGCCCAAGAATAGAGGAGGAAATATTTCAGGAAGATGTAACAGAAGAAAGGCGGGAGGAGGAAGGGAACAATGAGGTTGCCCCCTGTCAAAGTAAAGAAAACCAAAAGGCAGAAAGTACTGTTACATCAGTGCAGGGAAGGGGGGATGACTGGAAGGTGGCAGGAAAAAAGGCAGGAAAAAAAGCAGGTAAAATGATCTTagaaagtgaaatcaaaacttCAAACAGATTTGAATTGCCCTCAGGAAAGTCATGGGGGGATTtggcagaggaggaagaggaattgAGAAGGATTGgtgaagagaaaaaaagggatGAAGGGAACAAAAAGGAGGTAAAAAAGAGAGTCAAGGAAAGGTCAATTAAAAAGAATGTGGTACCCCCCAGCAGTGGTTtgggcaaaagaaagaaagattctgtATTAGAATCTGAGGGTCCATCAAATGTGGAAAAAGGAATTGTGGAGGAGCaagggaagaaaaggaaaggaaggatAGATAGTGAGGAAGAGTGGGAGTCCATTGATGAGGAGGATCTCCTGGTGGAGGGGGAGTCGTTGGGTGGCATGGGGAAACCCCAGTATAAAAGACATGCAGAACACAATCCTGTGCGAACAACTAACTCTCCAAGATGcctgaacaaataa